A stretch of Primulina tabacum isolate GXHZ01 chromosome 13, ASM2559414v2, whole genome shotgun sequence DNA encodes these proteins:
- the LOC142521766 gene encoding LOW QUALITY PROTEIN: L10-interacting MYB domain-containing protein-like (The sequence of the model RefSeq protein was modified relative to this genomic sequence to represent the inferred CDS: deleted 1 base in 1 codon): MTSRITRSRKPQPVQQLENQVRAKWTPSLTKTLVDLMMDQIQKGNKSNKTFSKKGWKFICDDFRIQTGYWWDNEQLKSRYIALRKQYISVRSLLSHCDFQWDETSGKITATDEAWVQYIKEHPDAEAVRSTGCPMYNQLHIIFVEPEISGKHNKSTKEGEETPGSVLQQHLSISAEELSPSGSDKYADLANRKRGRGGIEIGIAKGILEIASATKFRADAIKKRNEEFSITDCITALDELIGVISDQVYFGALDLFTNRNARETFLSLKVEKRSIWLQGKCLCNNIP, encoded by the exons ATGACAAGCCGCATAACTCGATCAAGGAAACCACAGCCTGTTCAGCAGCTTGAAAATCAAGTACGGGCCAAGTGGACACCATCTTTAACTAAGACATTGGTTGACTTGATGATGGACCAGATTCAGAAgggaaataaatcaaataaaacttTTAGCAAGAAAGGGTGGAAATTCATTTGTGATGACTTCCGTATACAAACAGGTTATTGGTgggataatgaacaactgaagAGCCGTTATATTGCCTTGAGGAAGCAGTATATCAGTGTTAGGTCGCTACTCAGTCATTGTGATTTCCAGTGGGATGAAACTTCTGGTAAAATCACGGCAACGGATGAAGCatgggttcaatacatcaag GAACATCCTGATGCCGAGGCTGTGCGGAGTACAGGCTGCCCCATGTACAATCAGCTGCATATAATATTCGTTGAACCAGAGATTTCTGGAAAACACAATAAGTCAACCAAGGAAGGTGAAGAAACTCCTGGTTCAGTCCTTCAACAACATTTGAGCATTTCAGCAGAAGAGCTATCACCATCAGGATCAGATAAATATGCTGATTTGGCAAATCGTAAGAGAGGTCGCGGAGGAATAGAAATTGGTATTGCAAAAGGTATATTGGAGATTGCCTCTGCC ACAAAATTCAGAGCAGATGCTATAAAGAAGCGAAATGAAGAGTTTTCAATAACTGATTGCATCACGGCATTGGATGAACTAATAGGTGTTATTAGTGATCAAGTTTATTTTGGTGCACTGGACTTATTCACCAACCGTAACGCGAGGGAGACATTCTTAAGTCTCAAAGTGGAAAAGCGATCAATATGGTTACAGGGAAAGTGTTTGTGCAATAATATCCCTTAG
- the LOC142521764 gene encoding LOW QUALITY PROTEIN: histidine kinase 1-like (The sequence of the model RefSeq protein was modified relative to this genomic sequence to represent the inferred CDS: deleted 2 bases in 2 codons): MGCLHGRVFNRICRFSTDIKRYITSPRCGKSYQRDVEEEIQDESTLCLSSSYYSVFVVRLAIMVMLAFLIGLLTLLTWHITRVYTTKSLNSLACGLRHELLQRPVLRMWNILNSTVEVATAQVKLSESVIRRYNKPVNQAQQIEQLYEVMRDFTWALFASSTALNSITLSYRNGFVQAFHRNRKSNSTYYIFSDLVNYSISSSSDTNSLLPHHGWNDQSIRGNVSAIWYREPLNPLTGEKTGKPTPIPPDQFINIAGISQVPDGTASWHIAVSKYADSPLLSAALPVWDPSHDSIVAVVGVTTALSSVGQLMKDLVEFHSGHIYLTSQEGWLIATSTDTPLLMNSTTGPKLTMAVDSKDTVIRSGAEHLKKAYGDKFPPSQEVHIENAKLGHQLYYIDSFFLNLKRLPMVGVIIIPRKYIMGKVDEKAFKTLRVLISASVCILVVGCICIFILTNGVSKEMNLRAELIKHLDARRKAEASSNYKSQFLANMSHELRTPMAAVIGLLDILLTDDCLKNEQHSMITQIRKCSTALLRLLNNILDLSKVESGKLVLEENEFDLSRELEGLIDMFSVQCINHNVETILDISDDMPKVVLGDSGRVLQIFSNLISNSIKFTTSGYIILRGWCETVDTDNSTRNLSLNQKESWRAHKTKRKRELCHEQICSKKGNETILWFEVDDTGCGIDPSKWESVFESFEQADPSTTRLHGGTGLGLCIVRTLVNKMNGEIKVVKKNGPGTMMQLYMLLNTPEERTKRQYEFNLKQHNLTVFLALSGRMTRLLMTQWLQENGVQTHEASDWNDLTLNLQEPCKSIIESSHTKYSNPHDSNFQGSISSIFIIIIDIGFLDLSTEIWKQQLDFLDKYRGQASFAWILNHDTSNAIKAELRKRGHLLMINRPLYKAKMIQIFESVTGENNSNASQIHEFLEINTLHLGSTSSDDSEKSENECFKRTNSVRRMVEEQYSNKSNLEDQSSVCSHRVDNDKNPLDGLHILLAEDTLVLQRVATIMLEKMGAKVVVVGDGIQVLDALNKPIQSHEYGEEVLHVNCTTSHTESLPYDLILMDCQMPKMDGYEATKAIRRLESSTGWHVPIVALTAHAMSSDEAKCLEVGMDAYLTKPIDRKLMVSTILFLTKRLV, encoded by the exons ATGGGGTGCTTACATGGAAGAGTCTTTAATAGAATCTGTCGCTTCTCCACTGATATCAAAAGATATATCACTTCTCCTAGATGCGGAAAATCTTACCAAAGAGATGTAGAAGAAGAGATTCAAGATGAAAGTACCCTTTGTCTTTCATCATCATATTATAGTGTCTTTGTTGTTCGTCTCGCTATCATG GTTATGTTGGCATTTTTAATAGGCTTGTTAACTTTACTAACATGGCATATCACTAGAGTCTATACAACAAAATCACTCAACTCCTTGGCGTGTGGACTTCGACACGAGCTTCTGCAGAGGCCCGTTTTGCGCATGTGGAACATTCTTAATTCTACTGTCGAAGTTGCAACTGCTCAGGTTAAGCTTTCTGAGTCCGTTATCAGACGTTATAACAAGCCCGTTAATCAAGCACAGCAAATCGAG CAGCTTTATGAGGTTATGAGGGACTTTACATGGGCATTATTTGCGAGCAGCACGGCTCTAAATTCCATCACTTTGAGTTATAGAAATGGTTTTGTCCAGGCTTTCCATAGAAATAGGAAGAGTAACAGCACATACTACATATTCTCTGATCTTGTTAATTACTCAATAAGCAGCTCGTCTGATACTAATTCCCTGTTGCCTCATCATGGATGGAACGACCAATCCATACGAGGAAATGTTTCTGCAATTTGGTACCGAGAACCTCTGAATCCTTTGACCGGTGAAAAAACTGGAAAACCGACACCTATCCCACCAGATCAGTTTATAAATATCGCTGGTATTTCACAGGTTCCTGATGGTACCGCTTCTTGGCATATAGCTGTTAGCAAATATGCAGACTCGCCATTACTTTCCGCAGCTTTACCGGTTTGGGATCCATCCCACGACAGTATAGTGGCTGTTGTGGGTGTTACTACAGCACTTTCCAGTGTCGGACAGTTGATGAAAGATCTAGTTGAATTCCACAGTGGCCACATTTATTTGACTTCTCAAGAAGGTTGGCTTATTGCTACTTCGACTGATACACCTCTACTCATGAATTCTACGACAGGGCCAAAGCTCACTATGGCTGTTGATTCTAAGGATACCGTGATACGATCTGGAGCTGAGCACTTAAAGAAAGCTTATGGTGACAAATTTCCTCCTAGTCAAGAAGTTCATATAGAAAATGCAAAGCTTGGGCACCAACTGTATTACATAGATTCCTTTTTCTTGAACTTGAAAAGGCTTCCTATG GTTGGGGTTATAATCATTCCAAGAAAATATATAATGGGAAAAGTTGATGAAAAAGCTTTCAAAACTCTG AGGGTATTAATATCAGCTTCAGTGTGCATCCTGGTGGTTGGATGTATCTGCATCTTTATACTGACAAATGGAGTTTCAAAAGAGATGAATCTGAGGGCTGAACTAATAAAACATTTGGATGCAAGAAGAAAGGCAGAAGCATCAAGCAACTACAAAAGCCAGTTTTTAGCAAATATGAG CCATGAACTTCGAACCCCAATGGCAGCTGTGATTGGATTGCTGGATATACTTTTGACAGACGACTGTCTAAAAAATGAACAACATTCGATGATTACTCAAATTCGTAAATGTTCCACGGCTTTACTCCGGCTTCTCAACAACATTTTAGATCTTAGTAAG GTTGAATCTGGGAAACTGGTACTGGAAGAAAATGAGTTTGATTTAAGCCGAGAACTTGAAGGGCTAATCGACATGTTCTCTGTCCAGTGTATCAACCACAACGTAGAGACAATTCTTGATATTTCGG ATGATATGCCGAAAGTGGTTCTGGGAGACTCTGGTAGAGTTCTTCAAATTTTTTCCAACCTTATTAGCAATTCCATTAAGTTTACAACTT CGGGATACATTATTCTGCGAGGATGGTGTGAGACTGTAGATACTGATAATAGCACAAGAAATTTATCACTTAATCAAAAGGAGTCATGGCGTGCACATAAAACGAAACGAAAGCGGGAA CTATGCCATGAACAGATATGCTCCAAGAAAGGAAATGAAACGATTCTTTGGTTTGAAGTTGATGACACTGGTTGTG GGATTGATCCAAGCAAATGGGAATCTGTATTTGAGAGTTTCGAGCAAGCTGATCCGTCAACAACTCGATT gCATGGTGGCACTGGTTTAGGCCTCTGCATTGTAAGGACCTTG GTGAATAAGATGAATGGAGAAATCAAAGTGGTGAAGAAGAACGGACCGGGAACCATGATGCAGCTATATATGCTTCTTAATACACCCGAGGAGAGAACGAAAAGACAGTACGAATTCAACCTGAAACAGCACAACTTGACT GTGTTTCTTGCACTCAGTGGCAGAATGACTAGATTGCTTATGACTCAATGGTTACAAGAAAATGGAGTTCAGACCCACGAAGCATCTGATTGGAATGATCTTACGCTAAATCTTCAAGAACCCTGCAAAAGCATTATCGAAAGTTCGCATACCAAGTACTCGAATCCTCACGATTCAAATTTCCAGGGAAGTATCAGCTCAATTTTCATCATAATAATCGACATAGGATTTCTTGACTTGAGCACAGAAATATGGAAGCAACAGCTTGATTTTCTAGACAAATACCGTGGACAAGCCAGTTTTGCTTGGATCTTGAACCATGACACCTCGAATGCCATCAAGGCTGAACTCCGGAAACGGGGCCACTTGTTAATGATCAACAGGCCTCTATACAAAGCAAAAATGAtccagatttttgaatctgtcaCAGGGGAAAACAATTCTAATGCGTCACAGATTCACGAATTTCTTGAAATCAATACTCTTCACTTGGGTTCTACCAGCTCTGATGATTCAGAGAAGTCGGAAAATGAGTGTTTTAAAAGGACTAATTCAGTGAGAAGAATGGTGGAAGAACAATAttcgaataaatcaaatcttGAAGATCAAAGTTCCGTGTGCTCCCACAGGGTTGACAATGACAAAAATCCTCTTGATGGTCTACACATACTTCTTGCAGAAGATACATTGGTACTTCAGAGGGTCGCAACTATAATGTTGGAAAAAATGGGAGCAAAAGTAGTCGTTGTAGGAGATGGAATACAGGTCCTTGATGCTCTTAATAAACCGATCCAATCCCATGAATATGGAGAGGAAGTGCTTCATGTAAACTGCACGACTAGTCATACAGAATCGTTGCCATACGACTTGATTTTGATGGATTGTCAA ATGCCAAAAATGGATGGGTATGAAGCAACAAAAGCTATCAGAAGACTCGAATCCAGCACCGGTTGGCACGTCCCCATAGTTGCATTGACTGCTCATGCAATGTCTTCGGATGAAGCTAAATGCTTGGAAGTGGGAATGGATGCTTATCTAACTAAGCCAATCGACCGCAAACTAATGGTTTCCACTATCCTTTTTTTGACCAAGAGACTGGTCTAA
- the LOC142522238 gene encoding protein EARLY-RESPONSIVE TO DEHYDRATION 7, chloroplastic-like → MYPRISDPNLGTSPSRHNSSSVGLYPTIDTKDLVENLFPDGNEPETYPYPPSAPPETIEETLISISAAILHLIDSEYSVELATGDLRILRLRQGSNTVAALAAVSDDIQWPLTKDLSAVKLDSSHYFFTFKPPQQTEDSDSSDEEEKKNLNKSNNPGSAMLSYGLTIVSKGQKGLLKELDVILETYCTFSVHKVNEKAVLVEGGVAARDVSLNDLKTDRNKKQAVEGQCAAYWTILAPNVEEYSGTAARLIAAGSGQLIKGVLWCGDVTVDRLKKGNDIMIKRMAPGGTAEIDPNTLKRIKRVKRVTKMTEKVASGVLTGAVKVTGFFTGSIANSKIGKKFFGLLPGEIILASLDGFSKICDAVEVAGKNVMSTSSTVTTGLVTHRYGEEAGKATSEGLDAAGHAIGTAWTVFKIRKALNPKSVLKPTALAKSAAESAATEMKGKRS, encoded by the exons ATGTACCCTCGAATCAGCGATCCAAACCTCGGAACTTCTCCGTCCCGCCACAATTCGTCCTCCGTCGGCCTCTACCCCACCATCGACACGAAAGACCTCGTCGAGAACCTTTTCCCTGACGGAAATGAACCCGAAACCTATCCTTATCCCCCATCCGCTCCTCCCGAGACCATCGAGGAAACCCTCATTTCGATATCTGCGGCCATCCTTCACTTGATAGATAGTGAATATTCCGTCGAGCTCGCCACCGGTGATCTCCGGATCCTCCGTCTGCGCCAGGGTAGTAACACTGTTGCTGCCCTCGCTGCTGTATCCGACGACATTCAATGGCCGTTAACCAAGGACCTTTCCGCAGTCAAGCTGGACTCTTCACATTATTTCTTCACCTTTAAGCCTCCACAGCAAACGGAGGACTCAGACTCCAGCGACGAGGAGGAGAAGAAGAACCTCAACAAAAGCAATAACCCAGGGAGTGCAATGTTGAGTTACGGGTTGACTATTGTTTCCAAGGGGCAGAAAGGTTTGCTGAAGGAGTTGGACGTGATTTTGGAGACTTACTGTACTTTTTCAGTGCATAAGGTGAATGAGAAAGCTGTGttggtggaggggggagtggcGGCCAGAGATGTATCGTTAAATGATTTGAAGACTGACAGGAACAAGAAGCAAGCAGTAGAGGGGCAGTGTGCGGCATACTGGACGATCTTGGCGCCAAACGTGGAGGAGTATAGTGGGACAGCGGCAAGGTTGATTGCGGCAGGGTCAGGGCAGCTGATTAAGGGAGTATTGTGGTGTGGGGATGTGACCGTAGATAGACTTAAGAAGGGAAATGATATTATGatcaagaggatggctccaggGGGTACAGCTGAGATTGATCCCAACACTTTAAAGAGGATCAAAAG GGTAAAGAGGGTGACAAAGATGACAGAAAAGGTTGCATCGGGGGTCCTTACAGGAGCTGTGAAGGTTACAGGATTCTTCACGGGTTCCATCGCTAACTCAAAAATCGGAAAAAAATTCTTTGGTTTATTGCCGGGGGAAATTATCTTAGCTTCTCTAGATGGATTTA gCAAAATCTGTGATGCTGTTGAAGTAGCTGGCAAGAATGTGATGTCAACCTCTTCCACTGTGACAACAGGACTTGTCACCCACAG GTATGGTGAAGAGGCGGGTAAGGCAACAAGTGAGGGATTAGATGCTGCAGGGCATGCCATAGGAACTGCGTGGACTGTGTTTAAGATTAGGAAGGCACTCAATCCGAAAAGTGTACTAAAGCCCACTGCCCTGGCCAAGTCAGCTGCGGAATCTGCTGCTACTGAAATGAAGGGGAAGCGCTCCTAG
- the LOC142522239 gene encoding 26S proteasome non-ATPase regulatory subunit 4 homolog isoform X1: MVLDATMICIDNSEWMRNGDYSPNRFQTQADAVNLICGAKTQSNPENTVGILTMAGKGVRVLVTPTSDLGKILACMHGLEIGGEMNLTAGIQVAQLALKHRQNKKQQQRIIVFAGSPVKYDKKVLELIGRKLKKNSVSLDIINFGEEDGEKGEKLEALLSAVNNNDSSHIVHVPPGPSALSDVLISTPIFTGDGEGGSGFAAAAAAAAAGGVSGFDFGVDPNLDPELALALRVSMEEERARQEAAAKKAAEEAAKQDVGEQQSNSQDITMAENINSGTTVPENKTRGLMDDDNALLQQALEMSMDDSSSVAVVRDTNMSDASADDHDLQLALQLSVQDSTADQTNQTDVNKLLGDQSFMSSILASLPGVDPNDPHVKDLLASMQSQSESKDEDKEPKEE, encoded by the exons ATGGTGCTTGAT GCGACAATGATCTGCATTGATAACTCTGAGTGGATGCGTAACGGTGATTACTCTCCCAATCGATTTCAAACTCAAGCCGACGCCGTTAATCTAATTTGTGGAGCTAAGACTcaa TCCAATCCGGAGAACACGGTCGGAATATTAACGATGGCAGGAAAAGGTGTTCGAGTATTGGTCACTCCAACTAGTGATCTCGGAAAAATCTTGGCTTGCATGCACG GCTTAGAAATTGGTGGCGAGATGAACTTGACTGCTGGGATCCAGGTGGCGCAATTGGCTCTCAAGCATCGACAAAACAAGAAGCAACAACAAAGGATAATTGTGTTTGCGGGAAG TCCTGTTAAATATGACAAGAAGGTGCTAGAGTTGATTGgaagaaaattgaaaaagaaCAGTGTATCTCTTGATATTATAAATTTTGGTGAAGAAGATGGCGAAAAGGGTGAGAAGCTTGAGGCATTACTTTCAGCGGTTAATAACAATGATAGCAGTCATATTGTTCATGTTCCTCCTGGTCCAAGTGCTCTTTCTGATGTGCTGATCAG TACCCCTATCTTCACCGGTGATGGAGAAGGGGGCAGTGGTTTTGCGGCAGCAGCAGCTGCAGCTGCCGCTGGTGGAGTATCTGGGTTTGACTTCGGTGTGGATCCAAACCTGGATCCTGAACTTGCTCTTGCTCTTCGAGTTTCAATGGAAGAAGAGAGGGCAAGGCAAGAAGCTGCTGCAAAGAAGGCTGCGGAAGAAGCTGCAAAACAGGATGTAGGAGAACAGCAGTCCAATTCTCAAGATATAACCATGGCTGAAAATATAAACTCAGGAACCACCGTGCCTGAAAACAAGACACGCGGTCTAATG GATGATGATAATGCGCTGTTACAGCAGGCCCTGGAAATGTCCATGGATGATTCTTCCTCTGTTGCTGTTGTACGGGATACCAACATGTCAGATGCATCTGCTGATGATCATGATCTGCAACTTG CCCTCCAATTGTCTGTGCAAGACAGcacagctgatcaaacaaaccAAACAGATGTGAATAAGCTGCTTGGAGATCAATCCTTCATGTCCTCCATCCTTGCCTCT CTTCCGGGAGTTGATCCAAATGATCCCCATGTCAAAGATTTACTTGCTTCCATGCAGAGTCAATCTGAG AGCAAGGATGAAGACAAGGAACCAAAAGAAGAGTAA
- the LOC142522239 gene encoding 26S proteasome non-ATPase regulatory subunit 4 homolog isoform X2, whose product MVLDATMICIDNSEWMRNGDYSPNRFQTQADAVNLICGAKTQSNPENTVGILTMAGKGVRVLVTPTSDLGKILACMHGLEIGGEMNLTAGIQVAQLALKHRQNKKQQQRIIVFAGSPVKYDKKVLELIGRKLKKNSVSLDIINFGEEDGEKGEKLEALLSAVNNNDSSHIVHVPPGPSALSDVLISTPIFTGDGEGGSGFAAAAAAAAAGGVSGFDFGVDPNLDPELALALRVSMEEERARQEAAAKKAAEEAAKQDVGEQQSNSQDITMAENINSGTTVPENKTRGLMDDDNALLQQALEMSMDDSSSVAVVRDTNMSDASADDHDLQLALQLSVQDSTADQTNQTDVNKLLGDQSFMSSILASLPGVDPNDPHVKDLLASMQSQSEDEDKEPKEE is encoded by the exons ATGGTGCTTGAT GCGACAATGATCTGCATTGATAACTCTGAGTGGATGCGTAACGGTGATTACTCTCCCAATCGATTTCAAACTCAAGCCGACGCCGTTAATCTAATTTGTGGAGCTAAGACTcaa TCCAATCCGGAGAACACGGTCGGAATATTAACGATGGCAGGAAAAGGTGTTCGAGTATTGGTCACTCCAACTAGTGATCTCGGAAAAATCTTGGCTTGCATGCACG GCTTAGAAATTGGTGGCGAGATGAACTTGACTGCTGGGATCCAGGTGGCGCAATTGGCTCTCAAGCATCGACAAAACAAGAAGCAACAACAAAGGATAATTGTGTTTGCGGGAAG TCCTGTTAAATATGACAAGAAGGTGCTAGAGTTGATTGgaagaaaattgaaaaagaaCAGTGTATCTCTTGATATTATAAATTTTGGTGAAGAAGATGGCGAAAAGGGTGAGAAGCTTGAGGCATTACTTTCAGCGGTTAATAACAATGATAGCAGTCATATTGTTCATGTTCCTCCTGGTCCAAGTGCTCTTTCTGATGTGCTGATCAG TACCCCTATCTTCACCGGTGATGGAGAAGGGGGCAGTGGTTTTGCGGCAGCAGCAGCTGCAGCTGCCGCTGGTGGAGTATCTGGGTTTGACTTCGGTGTGGATCCAAACCTGGATCCTGAACTTGCTCTTGCTCTTCGAGTTTCAATGGAAGAAGAGAGGGCAAGGCAAGAAGCTGCTGCAAAGAAGGCTGCGGAAGAAGCTGCAAAACAGGATGTAGGAGAACAGCAGTCCAATTCTCAAGATATAACCATGGCTGAAAATATAAACTCAGGAACCACCGTGCCTGAAAACAAGACACGCGGTCTAATG GATGATGATAATGCGCTGTTACAGCAGGCCCTGGAAATGTCCATGGATGATTCTTCCTCTGTTGCTGTTGTACGGGATACCAACATGTCAGATGCATCTGCTGATGATCATGATCTGCAACTTG CCCTCCAATTGTCTGTGCAAGACAGcacagctgatcaaacaaaccAAACAGATGTGAATAAGCTGCTTGGAGATCAATCCTTCATGTCCTCCATCCTTGCCTCT CTTCCGGGAGTTGATCCAAATGATCCCCATGTCAAAGATTTACTTGCTTCCATGCAGAGTCAATCTGAG GATGAAGACAAGGAACCAAAAGAAGAGTAA